The DNA segment GGTGTACTGTGGGTGAACTTGGAAGAGAGCTCTATGACGTTAGGCCTGATTTGGGGCGCTATCGGTCTAGGTTACTTAACCTTCCTGACTCGCCGCTTCCGTCAGCCGCCCCCGCAGTATGACGCTGAAATCGCTCAGTAAAAACTCAACCTGATAAGTAAAAATCCACCTCTTGAAGAGGTGGCTTTAAATGGGGCCCCCTAAAAGGGGGCCTTGTTCGTTTTAATCCTGTAATAACGCCATTTGCTGTTCGTATTCTTGGTCTTTCTTATCCTGATGCCTCACGTAGCGCCTGATAATTTCTTCGTTCACTCCAACTGTGTCGGCAAAATATCCCCTCGCCCAAAAATGATTACCCCACAGCTTCTTTCGTATATGCGGAAACTTGTTGTAGAGACGAATAGCTGTGCGCCCTTTCAGGACGCCCATCAGCGTTGAGATCGAGAGTTTCGGTGGGATCATCACGACAAGATGAACATGGTCTGGCTGAACATTCAGTTCAAGTACCTCACAATCTTTCATATTGCAAAGTATATAAACTGAGCGATAAAGCTCTTTACCTACCGCCCCTGCTAAAACCTTGTAGCGATACTTTGGCGTCCACACCAAGTGATATTTGCAACGCCAGAATACATGTGCTGAACTTCTATAACTGCTCATGTCAGTGATTTCCTTCTTACTTGTGGTGAGTAAGCTGGAATTTTCTGGCATGGGCTTCCTTCAGGCTATAGCCTCACAGGGACAATCACCACCTCCCGAGGAGGTGGTTTAAAGCTGACAACTAAAAAGCCCGTTCACTGAACGGGCTTTTTTATATCTCTCTGCCAACGAGTAAATACTCCTACAGACGCTTACTCATGCGCGCATTTTCAAGCTGCTGTCCGCCCACCTCAACGTTTTGGCGATAAACCATCTCAAAACCATAGCGCGTAAAGAAAGGCTGAGCCGTCAGACTGACATAGGCATAAATTTCAGGAAGATTGCGCGTCTGTGCTCGTTGTAGGATTTCATCCATCATCACTCGAGCGATGCCCTGATGCGCAAATGCAGCCGCCACATAGAAATGATCGATTAACCCATCTGGCTGCAAATCGAAATATCCAGCGATCTCACCGTCGACTAAGGTTACGGTTGGTTGGATACGTTCGAGCACCTGTAGCCAATATTTAGGATCCGCGCTAGCCTGAATCCATGCCGTACGCTGAGCGAGGTTATATTCACCCACGGTGAGTTGAGAAACCGCAGACTCATACACTAGCCGCAAAGAAAGCGCATCAGAATGATCAAACAGGCGAAATTGAATCTGCGGCATTAGACTAGGCCTTGGTAGCCAGTATAACGCTGGAGGCTTTAATCAATGCAATTACGCGACTGCCAGCGCTTAGCGCCATTTCCTCTGCGCTTTCGTTGGTAATAACGGAAGTCAATTCAATGCCCTGATCGGTTTTCACATGCACCGTTGAGTTCACCGCACCTTTAAGAAAAGCACTCACTTCACCGGCGAATTGGTTGCGAGCAGAAAATACTAAACCACAATCTTCTGAAGCTAAAATAACCCAAGGTGCTTTGATTAACGCGACGGCTTCTTTGCCTTTAGTTAGGCCCATAGCTTGTTTGCTCGCATGAGTAACAACCGCTACGATTTTCGCGCCACCGTTTAAGGTCAATTCAACCTCGTCATTAACGGCTCCATCCGCGACTGCTGAAATGACGCCACTTAATTGGTTGCGTGCTGAAACAGACATTTTGCTCTCCTTGATTAAACAAACTGCATTGAAGACATAATGGTTTAGACTCTATAAATTACGTAACATCAAGGAGCTAGGTCATGAGTTCACATTGATGTTGCTTGAAATAAACGAATCTACATCAGTCTTTAATACTAACAGAAGTTAATCGTAACAACAGAGACCAACCCGATCTATTCAGCCTGTCGCTTCAGCACCGAAGAAAACTTCGTCTGCGCGGCGTAAGCGTTCATAGCCGGAATAATAATATTCCTGTAAACCCCGATCTTCACTGCCGTGGAAAAAATCAGCAATAGCATCCCGCTCCAGCCCATAGTCACGCGCTAGCTCACCCGCTCGGCAAGCAGCCATGTAACGGTTATCCACCCGCTTGCCAAAGCTGTGCGCAAATCCACAAACAAAACCACGCCGATAATCGAAGCAGTGCTGGCTCATCTCATTGGCCGATTTAGGTTCATAAGCCCTTACTCCATCCATCACACCTTCGCCAAAATGATTTTTCACATCATCCTCCACGACTCTTTCACCATGAGAGATAACCTCAATAAATTGCTATTATTGAGCAAATAGCAATCGTTATATAAATTATTATACAACGATTATATAAATAAAAGGTATACCCTTCGCGAGGTAGGCTAAAGACAAGTCTGAGAATCAAATGGGGAGTAATTCAAGTGTATGACGATCATCGTTCAACCGAGTATAATCACGCGCTTGATTCGAGAACCGCATCATAACGCTATTCTGTAATCACAATATTCTGTTATTACTCAATTTTGTCACGACTATATAGGGGAAGAAAATGGCTGATGAGTTTGACAACGCCAGTGCACTGGAAGAATTAGAGCGTGACCTCGCTCTTGCGAACCGCCAAAAGACACAAATGCCATTTACTGGTATGTGCTATAACTGCCACGAAAAAATTGAAAGTGGCAACTTTTGTGACAAAGACTGCTGTGAAGACTGGCAGAAAGCGCAATGGGCTAAGTCACAACGCCAGCGTTAATATTTTGCTTTAATATCAAAAATATAACGTACAATTTTACTAAACTAACGGGAAGGTCAGAGATGTCATCAACGCCAGCCGAAGTGTGTTATCACGTCAATAAGGCGATCACTGTTGAACAGTTTTCACAATTGTTGTCAGAAACAACACTGGGCCCACGACGCCCGTTAGATAACCCAGAATGTTTGGCAGGGATGTTAGAACATTCAGATATCTTAGTCACTGCATGGGCTGGTGAGCGCCTGATTGGCATCGCTCGTTCAGTGACAGATTTCAACTACTGCTGCTACTTATCCGATCTCGCGGTATCAGAGTCGATTCAAAAGAGCGGCGTAGGTAAAGCATTAATACAGATGACGTGTCGCCAGCTTAAACCTAGCTGCAAAGTTATTCTGCTGGCAGCACCACTCGCACAGGAATATTACCCACGTTTGGGTTTTGATCAACATCCAAGTGCCTGGACCTGTACGGCCGAAAGTCTCATCTAATTTCCCGCCAAATCCTATTTCAATCACAAATTCATTATAAACATCTGCTCTGTGAATGATTTGTGATTGAAAACTGATCGCGCTCAATACTCGGTTTTTCCTGATTGTTAATCTATTATTTCGGATTTTTAATTGATTGACGCTTATGGAAAAGCATGATGCTTGAGCAATACCTGAATATTTTTTTTCGCGCTGTTTTTGTCGAAAACATGGCTCTAAAT comes from the Hafnia alvei genome and includes:
- the tnpA gene encoding IS200/IS605 family transposase; the encoded protein is MSSYRSSAHVFWRCKYHLVWTPKYRYKVLAGAVGKELYRSVYILCNMKDCEVLELNVQPDHVHLVVMIPPKLSISTLMGVLKGRTAIRLYNKFPHIRKKLWGNHFWARGYFADTVGVNEEIIRRYVRHQDKKDQEYEQQMALLQD
- a CDS encoding GNAT family N-acetyltransferase; translated protein: MPQIQFRLFDHSDALSLRLVYESAVSQLTVGEYNLAQRTAWIQASADPKYWLQVLERIQPTVTLVDGEIAGYFDLQPDGLIDHFYVAAAFAHQGIARVMMDEILQRAQTRNLPEIYAYVSLTAQPFFTRYGFEMVYRQNVEVGGQQLENARMSKRL
- a CDS encoding TOBE domain-containing protein; its protein translation is MSVSARNQLSGVISAVADGAVNDEVELTLNGGAKIVAVVTHASKQAMGLTKGKEAVALIKAPWVILASEDCGLVFSARNQFAGEVSAFLKGAVNSTVHVKTDQGIELTSVITNESAEEMALSAGSRVIALIKASSVILATKA
- a CDS encoding DUF2623 family protein, whose amino-acid sequence is MKNHFGEGVMDGVRAYEPKSANEMSQHCFDYRRGFVCGFAHSFGKRVDNRYMAACRAGELARDYGLERDAIADFFHGSEDRGLQEYYYSGYERLRRADEVFFGAEATG
- a CDS encoding GNAT family N-acetyltransferase — encoded protein: MSSTPAEVCYHVNKAITVEQFSQLLSETTLGPRRPLDNPECLAGMLEHSDILVTAWAGERLIGIARSVTDFNYCCYLSDLAVSESIQKSGVGKALIQMTCRQLKPSCKVILLAAPLAQEYYPRLGFDQHPSAWTCTAESLI